One window from the genome of Pseudanabaena yagii GIHE-NHR1 encodes:
- a CDS encoding MarR family winged helix-turn-helix transcriptional regulator encodes MTNSTAKTKLAIANQVPITCMGLHVRRASRIMSQLYDAAFRPVGLVQTQFTLLVAIHLLEPVAITQLAQELFTDQTTITRNIKLLEQRGLVAFNLGEDRRIKLASLTIDGQSVLEKALPLWEQAQTDVRQHLGEQKWQDLLSLLSEVKTLNQRS; translated from the coding sequence ATGACTAATTCAACTGCAAAGACTAAACTTGCGATCGCGAATCAAGTGCCCATAACCTGTATGGGGCTTCATGTTCGCAGAGCGTCACGGATTATGTCGCAACTATATGATGCGGCATTTCGCCCAGTTGGCTTAGTGCAAACGCAATTTACCTTATTAGTTGCGATTCACCTGTTAGAGCCTGTAGCGATTACTCAATTGGCTCAAGAGTTGTTTACGGATCAAACCACCATCACTCGCAACATCAAGTTGTTAGAGCAGAGGGGATTGGTCGCCTTCAATCTAGGTGAAGATCGGCGGATCAAGCTAGCATCTTTGACGATTGACGGACAATCGGTTCTGGAGAAAGCCCTGCCTTTATGGGAACAAGCTCAAACCGATGTAAGACAGCACCTTGGAGAACAGAAGTGGCAAGATTTGCTATCCCTCTTGTCGGAGGTAAAAACTTTGAATCAAAGAAGCTGA